Proteins from one Catenuloplanes atrovinosus genomic window:
- a CDS encoding D-sedoheptulose-7-phosphate isomerase codes for MDPLDNHLRGLQAALPEFRALASTILPRWGERLARHLGTGGRLLVAGNGGSAAEAQHLAAELVGRLRDERQPLSAIALTPDSSAVTAISNDYGYEEVFARQVRAHGRPGDVLILMSTSGRSPNLVKAAHAAREAGVRTWAMTGREPNPLSMACDETLGCPSGDSQVVQELHLVSVHLLCEYVDLALPTVVDALEEALAR; via the coding sequence ATGGATCCGCTCGACAACCACCTGCGCGGGCTCCAGGCCGCGCTGCCCGAGTTCCGCGCGCTCGCGTCCACGATCCTGCCCCGCTGGGGTGAGCGGCTGGCCCGCCACCTCGGCACCGGCGGGCGGCTGCTGGTCGCCGGCAACGGCGGCAGCGCGGCCGAGGCCCAGCACCTGGCGGCCGAACTGGTCGGCCGGCTGCGCGACGAGCGGCAGCCGCTGTCCGCGATCGCGCTCACGCCGGACTCGTCCGCGGTCACCGCGATCAGCAACGACTACGGGTACGAGGAGGTCTTCGCCCGCCAGGTCCGCGCGCACGGCCGCCCCGGCGACGTGCTGATCCTGATGTCGACCAGCGGGCGCAGCCCGAACCTGGTCAAGGCCGCGCACGCGGCCCGGGAGGCGGGCGTGCGCACCTGGGCGATGACCGGGCGGGAGCCGAACCCGCTGTCGATGGCCTGCGACGAGACGCTCGGCTGCCCGTCCGGCGACTCGCAGGTCGTGCAGGAGCTGCACCTGGTCTCCGTGCATCTGCTCTGCGAGTACGTCGATCTCGCGCTGCCCACCGTGGTGGACGCGCTGGAGGAGGCACTGGCGCGATGA